One part of the Chryseobacterium sp. 7 genome encodes these proteins:
- a CDS encoding polysaccharide deacetylase family protein — translation MENSKQIFQTSSKKRWKSVQWGSRVFIFIGMLLLLALGLMMTLDRSPKIPFKEDYKAVITANKPYLQENKISKEYKGFRSFISEKTIHTSLDKIEKARAERYKNQNRNWAQFPGGIRSAFYVAWDPQSLMSLKRNIRHVNLVFPEWFFLDPKTGDLKTNVDPEGYKVIKRTGVAAMPMLSNNSDREFRSEGLVKVLNNPQKRTHLIQKITQQCKKYHFKGINIDFEDMNLDSDENLIAFMKELSETFKKNQLLVTMDIMTDNDDYNIPRLNPYVDYFVLMAYDEYSAGSDAGPVSSQKWIEEQTGKIVKQVSPQKIILGLGAYGYDWSSNKDDNTSVTYMQAITKASASKAVIDFNDNTFNLNYSYTDSKNLTHTVFFNDAASIFNTMRFSSEYPLAGTALWRLGSEDSRVWNFYDKDLTLAGLSKLNLKALENVKGQTMVDYIGDGEVLDVLNTPHDGKIALEIDPKEKIITDENYITYPSSYEVKKYGSAPQKELVLTFDDGPDETYTPQVLDVLSKYHVPAAFFLVGLNAEKNLPLVKRIYREGHEIGNHTFTHENVAKVSPERALLEMKLTRLLIECVTGHSTILFRAPYNADSEPTTSEEIIPVALARQQNYLDIGENIDPEDWQPGIKADEIVKRVMAGIKQERGNIILLHDAGGDTREETVKALKILIPTLQKQGYHFTNLTSILHKSRSELMPEVPKTRSYYIMQLNLVLATFIYGVSHFLVALFTIFIVLGMIRLLLMAYWAFKERKKGKKLGEFPVLESYPKVSIIVPAYNEEVNIVSSLQNLLKQTYPNFNIIMVDDGSKDSTYEKALEAFPDHPKLKIFTKRNGGKATALNFGISQTDAEYVVCIDADTKLQQDAVKYMIARFLNSGPEEKIAAVAGNVKVGNRVNWLTKWQAIEYTTSQNFDRLAYAHINAITVIPGAIGAFKRSVIIEAGGYSSDTLAEDCDITVKILKAGYTVANENRAIAVTEAPETVKQFLKQRFRWTYGIMQMFWKQRQTFLNPKYKGLGLWAMPNILLFQYIIPFFSPLADVIMFFGILSGNGDKIFTYYLIFLLVDASLALIAFIMQREKLINLLYIIPQRFGYRWLMYIVLFKSLRKALKGEMQSWGFLKRTGNVKEIATS, via the coding sequence GTGGAAAATTCCAAACAGATTTTTCAGACCAGCAGCAAAAAACGCTGGAAAAGTGTACAGTGGGGAAGCCGTGTTTTTATCTTTATAGGAATGCTGCTCCTGCTTGCATTAGGTCTGATGATGACCCTGGACAGAAGTCCTAAAATTCCTTTTAAAGAAGATTATAAAGCTGTGATTACAGCCAATAAACCTTATCTTCAGGAGAATAAAATTTCTAAAGAATACAAAGGTTTCAGAAGTTTTATTTCTGAAAAAACAATCCATACAAGCCTTGATAAAATAGAGAAGGCAAGAGCAGAAAGATATAAGAATCAGAACCGAAACTGGGCTCAGTTTCCTGGAGGAATCCGTTCTGCATTTTATGTAGCGTGGGATCCTCAGTCTCTGATGTCTTTGAAAAGAAATATCAGACACGTCAATCTTGTTTTCCCGGAATGGTTTTTCCTTGACCCCAAAACAGGAGATTTGAAAACCAATGTGGATCCGGAAGGGTATAAAGTGATCAAAAGAACAGGTGTCGCTGCCATGCCGATGCTGAGTAACAACTCCGACAGAGAATTCCGTTCAGAAGGACTGGTAAAAGTTCTTAACAATCCGCAGAAAAGAACCCATCTGATTCAAAAAATCACTCAGCAATGTAAAAAATATCATTTCAAAGGAATTAATATCGACTTTGAAGATATGAACCTGGATTCTGATGAGAATCTGATTGCGTTTATGAAAGAACTTTCAGAGACTTTCAAAAAGAATCAGCTGCTGGTAACCATGGATATTATGACGGATAATGATGATTACAATATCCCAAGACTGAATCCTTATGTAGATTACTTTGTGCTGATGGCTTATGACGAATATTCTGCAGGAAGTGATGCAGGTCCGGTTTCTTCTCAAAAATGGATTGAAGAACAGACTGGAAAAATCGTGAAGCAGGTTTCCCCACAAAAAATCATTCTGGGATTAGGAGCTTATGGTTATGACTGGAGTTCCAATAAAGACGATAATACCTCTGTTACTTACATGCAGGCAATTACCAAAGCCAGTGCCAGTAAAGCGGTTATTGATTTTAATGACAATACGTTTAATTTAAATTATTCTTATACGGATTCTAAGAATTTGACTCACACTGTATTTTTCAATGATGCAGCTTCTATTTTCAATACTATGCGTTTCTCCTCAGAATATCCTTTGGCGGGAACAGCACTCTGGAGATTGGGAAGTGAAGACAGCAGAGTCTGGAATTTCTATGATAAAGACCTTACGCTTGCCGGCCTTTCCAAGTTGAATTTAAAAGCACTGGAAAATGTGAAAGGGCAGACCATGGTGGATTATATCGGTGACGGAGAAGTATTAGATGTTTTGAATACCCCTCATGACGGAAAAATTGCATTGGAAATTGATCCGAAAGAGAAAATTATCACAGACGAAAATTATATTACGTATCCAAGTTCTTATGAAGTAAAAAAATATGGAAGTGCCCCTCAGAAAGAACTCGTCCTCACTTTTGATGACGGTCCGGATGAAACATATACGCCACAGGTATTAGATGTTCTGTCCAAGTACCATGTTCCGGCAGCTTTCTTTTTGGTAGGATTGAATGCCGAAAAAAATCTTCCGCTTGTTAAAAGAATTTATCGCGAAGGACACGAAATAGGCAATCACACCTTTACCCATGAAAATGTGGCCAAAGTAAGCCCGGAAAGAGCTTTGCTTGAAATGAAACTGACAAGACTATTAATTGAATGCGTCACAGGACACAGTACGATTCTGTTCAGAGCACCATACAATGCAGACTCTGAGCCAACGACTTCAGAAGAGATTATTCCGGTAGCGCTGGCCAGACAGCAGAATTATCTTGATATCGGGGAAAATATTGATCCCGAAGACTGGCAGCCGGGGATAAAAGCAGATGAAATTGTAAAACGTGTGATGGCCGGAATCAAACAGGAGAGAGGAAATATCATCCTTCTTCATGATGCAGGCGGAGATACCAGAGAAGAAACTGTAAAAGCTTTAAAAATCCTGATTCCGACCCTTCAGAAACAAGGCTATCATTTCACAAATCTTACGAGTATCTTACACAAAAGCAGAAGCGAGCTGATGCCTGAAGTTCCTAAAACAAGATCATATTACATTATGCAGCTGAATCTAGTGTTGGCCACTTTTATTTACGGAGTAAGCCACTTTTTGGTTGCATTGTTCACTATTTTCATTGTATTAGGAATGATCAGATTATTGCTGATGGCATATTGGGCATTTAAAGAAAGAAAAAAAGGAAAAAAACTGGGTGAATTTCCGGTGCTGGAATCCTATCCAAAGGTTTCAATCATTGTTCCTGCCTATAATGAAGAGGTGAATATTGTTTCTTCTCTGCAGAATTTGCTGAAGCAGACCTATCCTAATTTTAATATCATTATGGTAGATGACGGAAGTAAAGATTCTACCTATGAAAAAGCTTTGGAAGCATTCCCGGATCATCCGAAACTGAAAATTTTCACCAAAAGAAATGGTGGAAAAGCCACTGCACTAAACTTTGGAATATCACAGACCGATGCAGAATATGTAGTGTGTATTGATGCCGATACCAAGTTGCAGCAGGATGCAGTGAAATATATGATTGCACGATTTTTAAATTCAGGTCCGGAAGAAAAAATAGCCGCTGTAGCAGGAAATGTGAAGGTAGGAAACAGGGTAAACTGGCTCACCAAATGGCAGGCTATAGAATATACAACAAGTCAGAATTTTGACAGGCTGGCGTATGCACATATCAATGCTATTACCGTAATTCCAGGAGCTATCGGAGCATTTAAAAGATCTGTGATCATTGAAGCAGGAGGCTATTCGTCTGATACTTTAGCAGAAGATTGTGATATTACAGTAAAAATATTAAAAGCCGGATATACTGTTGCCAACGAAAACAGAGCAATAGCTGTAACGGAAGCTCCGGAAACCGTGAAACAGTTTTTAAAACAGCGTTTCCGATGGACCTACGGAATTATGCAGATGTTCTGGAAACAGAGACAGACTTTCCTTAACCCCAAATATAAAGGATTGGGACTTTGGGCAATGCCGAATATTTTATTATTCCAATACATTATACCATTTTTCTCGCCATTGGCAGATGTGATTATGTTTTTTGGAATCCTATCCGGAAACGGAGATAAAATATTTACCTATTACCTGATCTTCCTTTTGGTGGATGCTTCATTAGCTTTAATTGCATTCATCATGCAGCGGGAAAAATTAATCAATCTCTTGTATATAATTCCGCAAAGATTCGGGTATAGATGGCTGATGTATATTGTATTATTTAAAAGTTTAAGAAAAGCACTGAAAGGCGAAATGCAGTCCTGGGGATTTCTGAAAAGAACCGGGAATGTGAAAGAGATAGCAACTTCTTAA
- a CDS encoding M13 family metallopeptidase — translation MKKITLSLFLIAGICTQTTMSAQAKAAKVAVNNTDKGLDLSLMDTSVRPQDDFYNYVSGTWMKTAKIPSDKPTWGSFNKLAEDTDNNSMTILNSLLKDKFADGSEGKKIQDLYATYMNMQKRNADGIKPIQENLNKIDAIKNMADLQNYLASVTKEGENVFYGWGVDADLKDSKMNAVYLGNASLGLGRDYYQKVNEKNTEAIAEYQKYVASMLKELGYKNADEAAKGIVNYEKSIAQTYLTNEQSRDNTLQYNPKTMAELSALVKNVDLPGYLKKVGVNSDKVIISELGFYKNFDKLVNAQNLPVIKDYLKFHMIHGSASYLSENLGNMKFAFYGKYLRGQQEQRALNKRGFELINGSLGEAFGKLYVEKYFPAEAKAQMVELIDYLKKSFAVHINNLAWMSSTTKEKAMQKLNKFTVKVAYPDKWKDYSKLNIVSEANGGNLYKNLQNIGEWQYNKDLAKIGKPVDKTEWGMTPQTVNAYYNPVNNEIVFPAAILQPPFFNPTADAAVNFGGIGAVIGHEMSHGFDDSGAQFDADGNLVDWWTPEDKANFEKATKALASQYDKYEPVKGTFVNGTFTNGENIADLGGVNIAYDALQMYLKDKGNPGKISGFTQDQRFFLSWATVWRTLSSEKYMVNQVKTDPHSPGYFRSFGPLINVDAFYKAFDVKKGDKLYKTPEERIKIW, via the coding sequence ATGAAAAAAATAACGCTTTCTTTGTTTTTAATAGCAGGGATCTGCACTCAAACTACTATGAGCGCACAAGCTAAAGCTGCTAAAGTAGCAGTGAATAACACAGATAAAGGCTTAGACCTTAGCTTGATGGACACTTCGGTGCGTCCTCAGGATGATTTTTATAACTACGTGAGTGGAACCTGGATGAAAACAGCCAAAATTCCATCTGACAAACCAACTTGGGGTAGCTTCAACAAACTGGCTGAGGATACGGATAACAATTCCATGACCATCCTGAATTCTCTTCTGAAAGATAAATTTGCTGACGGAAGCGAAGGGAAAAAAATTCAGGATCTGTATGCTACTTATATGAACATGCAGAAGAGAAATGCAGACGGAATTAAACCAATCCAGGAAAACCTGAACAAGATTGATGCTATTAAAAATATGGCAGATCTTCAGAACTATCTTGCTTCTGTAACAAAAGAAGGGGAAAACGTTTTCTACGGATGGGGTGTAGATGCAGACCTTAAAGATTCTAAAATGAATGCTGTTTACTTAGGTAATGCTTCTCTAGGTTTAGGAAGAGATTACTATCAGAAAGTAAACGAGAAAAATACAGAAGCTATTGCTGAATATCAGAAGTATGTAGCTTCAATGCTAAAAGAATTAGGATATAAAAATGCTGATGAAGCAGCAAAAGGTATCGTTAATTACGAAAAAAGCATCGCACAGACTTACCTGACCAACGAGCAGAGCCGTGATAACACGCTTCAGTACAATCCTAAGACGATGGCTGAACTTTCTGCTTTGGTAAAAAATGTTGACCTTCCAGGTTATCTTAAAAAAGTAGGTGTAAATTCTGACAAAGTAATTATCAGTGAACTAGGATTCTATAAGAACTTCGATAAACTGGTAAATGCTCAGAACCTTCCTGTAATCAAAGATTATCTGAAATTCCACATGATCCACGGAAGTGCTTCTTACTTAAGTGAAAACTTAGGAAATATGAAGTTTGCTTTCTATGGTAAATACCTTAGAGGACAGCAGGAACAGAGAGCTCTTAACAAAAGAGGTTTTGAGTTGATCAACGGTTCTTTAGGAGAAGCTTTCGGAAAATTATATGTTGAGAAATATTTCCCGGCTGAAGCAAAAGCTCAGATGGTAGAATTGATCGATTATTTAAAGAAAAGTTTCGCAGTTCATATCAATAACCTAGCTTGGATGTCTTCTACAACTAAGGAAAAAGCAATGCAGAAACTGAATAAGTTTACTGTAAAAGTAGCTTATCCGGACAAATGGAAAGACTATTCAAAATTAAATATCGTTTCTGAAGCCAATGGTGGAAACCTTTACAAAAACCTTCAGAACATCGGTGAATGGCAGTACAATAAAGATTTAGCTAAAATCGGTAAGCCGGTAGATAAAACAGAATGGGGAATGACTCCACAAACTGTAAATGCATATTACAACCCGGTAAACAACGAGATTGTATTCCCTGCTGCAATCCTTCAGCCGCCATTCTTTAACCCTACAGCTGATGCGGCTGTAAACTTCGGAGGTATCGGTGCTGTTATCGGTCACGAAATGAGCCACGGATTTGATGATTCAGGAGCACAGTTCGATGCAGACGGTAACTTAGTAGACTGGTGGACGCCAGAAGATAAAGCAAACTTCGAAAAAGCTACAAAAGCCCTTGCTTCTCAATATGACAAATATGAGCCTGTAAAAGGAACTTTTGTAAACGGTACTTTCACAAACGGTGAAAATATCGCTGACTTAGGAGGAGTAAACATTGCTTATGACGCTCTTCAAATGTATCTGAAAGACAAAGGAAACCCAGGAAAAATCAGCGGATTCACTCAGGATCAGAGATTCTTCCTAAGCTGGGCAACCGTTTGGAGAACATTATCAAGCGAGAAATATATGGTGAATCAGGTGAAAACTGACCCGCACTCTCCGGGATATTTCAGAAGTTTTGGTCCGCTTATCAACGTTGATGCCTTCTACAAAGCATTCGATGTGAAAAAAGGAGACAAACTATACAAAACTCCAGAAGAAAGAATCAAAATCTGGTAA
- a CDS encoding M13 family metallopeptidase, whose product MKKLNIGILALSGIVFLNSCGAAKTAGTDSKTEATAKVAEPVKEEAKEEGINLSYMDTSVRPQDDFFSYVNGNWVKTTQIPSDKANWGSFNALRENVDDASLDILNKILTESYPAGSEGQKIQNLYASFMDTSKRNAEGLAPIKADLAKVDAIKSVGDLQKYLLEATKLGDNSFYGWRVGADMKNSNMNAVYLGGPDLGLGRDYYQKVNEANTKTLAEYQTYVGKLFGVLGYKNSPQAAQNVVDFEKQLANYLLTLEQNRDANLRYNPKNVSELSGLVKNVDLAKYLKDAGVNTDRVIIGELKYYQNMDQFITQKNLPLLKDYLKYHIINGNASNLNDSLEQIRFDFYAKYLQGQKEQRPMNKRGLTLVNGVLGEAFGKLYVDKYFTPEAKKQMETYIDYLLKSFKTHIANIDWMSPETKVKAQEKLSKFTVKIAYPDKWKDYTQLKVESPKEGATLYSNLQNVAAWQYQRSLDKVGKPVDKTEWGMSPQTVNAYYSGSNNEIVFPAAILQPPFYNPKADAAVNFGGIGAVIGHEISHGFDDSGSRFDGDGNLNNWWTDADRKNFDAKVGQLAAQYSAYEPVKGSFVNGKFTSGENIGDLGGVAVAYDALQMYLKDKGNPGKISGFTQDQRFFMSWATVWRTKATDQYMINQVKTDPHSPGMFRAFGPLVNQDSFIKAFDIKPGDKLYKAPQDRIKIW is encoded by the coding sequence ATGAAAAAGCTAAATATCGGAATACTTGCCCTTTCGGGTATTGTATTTCTTAACTCTTGTGGTGCAGCCAAGACTGCAGGGACAGACAGTAAAACTGAAGCTACAGCAAAAGTAGCTGAACCGGTAAAAGAAGAAGCAAAAGAAGAAGGAATCAATTTATCGTATATGGATACCAGTGTCCGCCCGCAGGATGACTTTTTTAGCTATGTGAACGGAAACTGGGTGAAAACTACTCAGATTCCTTCCGATAAAGCCAATTGGGGTTCTTTCAATGCGTTGAGAGAAAATGTGGATGATGCTTCATTAGATATCTTAAACAAAATTCTTACAGAATCATACCCGGCAGGATCTGAAGGGCAGAAAATCCAGAACCTATATGCCTCTTTCATGGATACCAGTAAGAGAAATGCAGAAGGTCTGGCACCTATCAAAGCTGATCTTGCCAAAGTAGATGCTATTAAAAGTGTGGGTGATCTTCAGAAATACCTTTTGGAAGCTACAAAATTAGGAGACAACTCCTTCTATGGATGGAGAGTAGGTGCTGATATGAAGAATTCCAATATGAATGCGGTATATCTTGGCGGTCCGGATCTGGGATTGGGAAGAGATTATTACCAGAAAGTAAACGAAGCCAATACTAAAACACTGGCAGAATATCAGACTTACGTTGGAAAGTTATTTGGTGTTTTAGGATATAAAAATTCTCCTCAGGCAGCACAGAATGTGGTAGACTTTGAAAAACAGCTTGCTAATTATTTATTGACCCTTGAGCAAAACAGAGACGCTAATTTAAGATATAACCCTAAAAACGTATCAGAATTATCCGGTCTTGTGAAAAACGTAGATCTTGCCAAATATCTGAAAGATGCAGGGGTAAATACGGACAGAGTCATCATTGGAGAACTGAAATATTATCAGAATATGGATCAGTTCATTACTCAGAAAAACCTTCCTTTACTAAAAGACTATCTGAAGTATCATATCATCAATGGAAATGCCAGCAATCTGAATGACAGCTTAGAACAGATCAGATTTGATTTCTATGCTAAATATTTACAGGGTCAGAAAGAACAGCGTCCGATGAACAAAAGAGGGCTTACTCTTGTAAACGGAGTTCTTGGAGAAGCTTTCGGAAAACTATATGTAGACAAATACTTCACTCCTGAAGCTAAAAAGCAGATGGAAACGTATATTGATTACCTTTTAAAATCATTCAAAACACACATCGCCAATATAGACTGGATGTCTCCTGAAACCAAAGTAAAAGCTCAGGAAAAATTATCCAAGTTCACAGTGAAAATCGCCTATCCGGATAAATGGAAAGATTATACTCAGTTAAAAGTAGAATCTCCAAAAGAAGGAGCGACCCTATATTCTAATCTTCAGAATGTAGCAGCATGGCAGTATCAGAGAAGCTTAGACAAAGTAGGAAAACCAGTTGACAAAACAGAATGGGGAATGTCTCCACAAACAGTAAATGCTTACTACAGCGGGTCAAACAACGAAATTGTATTTCCTGCAGCGATCCTTCAGCCGCCTTTCTACAATCCTAAAGCGGATGCAGCAGTGAACTTCGGGGGAATCGGAGCCGTTATCGGTCACGAGATTTCTCACGGATTTGATGACAGCGGTTCACGCTTCGATGGAGATGGTAACCTGAATAACTGGTGGACGGATGCAGACCGAAAAAACTTTGATGCAAAAGTAGGTCAGTTAGCCGCTCAGTATAGTGCTTACGAGCCTGTTAAAGGAAGCTTCGTAAACGGTAAATTCACAAGCGGTGAAAACATTGGTGACTTAGGTGGAGTAGCGGTTGCTTACGATGCCCTTCAGATGTATTTAAAAGATAAAGGAAACCCTGGAAAGATCAGTGGATTCACTCAGGATCAGAGATTCTTTATGAGCTGGGCAACCGTTTGGAGAACCAAAGCTACCGATCAATACATGATCAATCAGGTGAAAACAGATCCGCACTCTCCGGGAATGTTCAGAGCATTTGGACCGTTGGTTAATCAGGATTCATTCATCAAAGCATTTGACATCAAGCCGGGGGATAAATTGTATAAAGCTCCTCAGGACAGAATAAAAATCTGGTAA
- a CDS encoding type VI secretion system contractile sheath small subunit, with amino-acid sequence MAMFNYGVGGNEVKVDANEAIQEIQENKSLIVSQLTTEESYTPEIVTGLKTVEDVFKHFQPAISVQHETEDGGMVEEEFRFQNLGDFTPKSLTQKSDYLQQLSMEQEQYNKIVRQLKTNKILRNMLENDQTRAAFIEVLKEVAQELEK; translated from the coding sequence ATGGCAATGTTTAATTATGGTGTTGGCGGAAACGAGGTAAAAGTAGACGCTAATGAAGCTATTCAGGAAATACAGGAAAATAAATCACTGATAGTAAGCCAACTTACAACAGAAGAGTCTTATACTCCTGAAATCGTAACAGGATTAAAAACAGTGGAAGACGTTTTCAAACATTTTCAGCCGGCAATATCTGTGCAGCACGAAACAGAAGATGGTGGAATGGTAGAAGAAGAATTCCGTTTTCAAAACCTTGGAGACTTTACCCCTAAAAGCCTTACTCAGAAGTCAGATTATCTGCAGCAGCTGAGCATGGAACAGGAGCAGTACAACAAAATAGTACGTCAGCTGAAAACCAACAAAATTCTTCGTAACATGCTGGAGAACGATCAGACAAGAGCTGCGTTTATAGAAGTATTGAAAGAAGTGGCACAGGAACTTGAAAAATAA
- a CDS encoding DUF5458 family protein, whose product MDSKLQAQESQQQGQQQHSGQPKGNPLAELNKMGGFGFVESVVDGIANMNPTRKARKEIFLNDSNKADERKELLQKINLWVNLLEGSESADKMADTCKTKAQQADQNLKTNLKNTLDAVRLLETNYRTVAQFYKNTELDKVDNVSIVNASLEQVSDLDNPLFIDAISEEFKNYYDRLDLRDNYSILAIPGYLGSNKVIEKWAKICNENKVMMVTDFANLDKPDDVVDLFHSANLTGGELHRSNVIMTCNWLVGRGKAEEVGEEENVELPPSTSLAGKIHKTLMSQVAAGKKHGNINEVDAVKFELKKSEISQLEKMGLVPMVNEYGKIMAFSAKTLFTGDNIGLQTYSVVRVFDYVTKVLLDFLNRRAFENWNAKNEDDLRRQIVTFLDNIKGPDKLIEKFKIVRFEQDRVNKDRVWLDIRMTPYFPTKSFVIKLDGHKGDDGNEWDAEYTQE is encoded by the coding sequence ATGGATAGCAAATTACAGGCACAAGAAAGCCAACAGCAGGGGCAGCAGCAACATTCAGGGCAGCCGAAAGGCAACCCGCTTGCAGAGCTTAATAAAATGGGAGGTTTTGGCTTTGTTGAATCCGTTGTAGACGGTATCGCCAATATGAACCCAACAAGAAAGGCAAGAAAAGAAATCTTCCTGAACGACAGCAATAAAGCAGACGAAAGAAAAGAACTTCTTCAGAAGATCAATCTTTGGGTAAACCTTTTAGAAGGAAGTGAATCTGCAGATAAAATGGCTGATACGTGCAAAACAAAAGCACAGCAGGCCGACCAGAACCTAAAAACAAACTTAAAAAATACACTGGATGCCGTTCGTCTGTTGGAAACCAACTACAGAACAGTAGCCCAATTCTACAAAAATACAGAATTGGATAAAGTGGATAACGTAAGTATCGTAAACGCAAGCCTTGAGCAGGTTTCCGATTTGGATAATCCTTTGTTCATTGATGCCATTTCAGAAGAATTCAAGAACTATTACGACCGTCTTGACCTTAGAGATAACTACTCAATCCTGGCCATACCAGGATATTTAGGATCCAATAAGGTCATCGAGAAATGGGCAAAAATCTGTAACGAAAATAAAGTAATGATGGTTACAGACTTCGCTAATCTTGACAAACCGGATGACGTGGTAGACTTATTCCACTCTGCAAACCTTACAGGAGGCGAACTTCACAGAAGTAACGTTATCATGACGTGTAACTGGCTGGTAGGACGTGGTAAAGCCGAAGAAGTAGGAGAAGAAGAAAACGTAGAACTTCCACCTTCCACTTCATTAGCCGGAAAAATCCACAAAACACTGATGTCTCAGGTAGCAGCAGGTAAAAAACATGGTAACATCAACGAAGTAGACGCTGTAAAATTCGAATTGAAGAAAAGTGAAATTTCTCAGTTGGAAAAAATGGGTCTTGTACCCATGGTAAACGAGTACGGAAAAATTATGGCCTTCTCTGCGAAGACCTTATTTACAGGAGACAACATCGGTCTTCAGACGTATTCCGTAGTGCGTGTATTCGACTATGTAACCAAAGTATTGCTAGACTTCCTGAACAGAAGAGCTTTCGAGAACTGGAATGCTAAAAATGAAGACGATTTGAGAAGACAGATTGTAACCTTCCTGGATAATATCAAAGGACCGGACAAGTTGATCGAGAAATTCAAAATTGTTCGTTTCGAGCAGGATAGAGTAAATAAAGACAGAGTATGGCTGGATATCCGTATGACCCCTTATTTTCCTACAAAAAGTTTCGTTATTAAATTAGACGGACACAAAGGAGATGATGGTAACGAATGGGATGCAGAATATACTCAGGAGTAA
- the mutY gene encoding A/G-specific adenine glycosylase: MEKDNRGSDFLHMGSKILEWYKNNARDLPFRQTKDPYKIWICEIVFQQTRINQGLNHYNNFIKRFPDVKTLAEAEENEVLLYWKGLGYYSRAINIHKAARQIMNDYKGVFPDQYEEILKLKGVGKYTAAAVSSICFDGKMPAVDGNFYRVLSRLFADDFDISNSKAFTYFSELAALVMPENVGDFNQAMMDIGSEICKPKNPLCGECPINEDCLAFSMQKISAYPVKTKKVKAADLALTYYFVHRNGQFLIRQRKDDFIWKKLFEFPDSISSDMETFITGSKTVTHKLTHKNLSIEIWNVEVTSEKIWNDFITENQYEITDVEGSHEKSFPKPLENYIQNALKD; encoded by the coding sequence TTGGAGAAGGATAACCGAGGTTCAGATTTTCTGCATATGGGCAGCAAAATCCTTGAATGGTATAAAAATAATGCAAGAGATCTGCCTTTCAGACAGACAAAAGATCCCTACAAAATCTGGATCTGTGAAATTGTATTTCAACAGACAAGGATTAATCAGGGCTTGAATCACTATAATAATTTCATTAAAAGATTTCCAGATGTAAAAACGTTGGCAGAAGCTGAAGAAAACGAAGTTTTACTCTATTGGAAAGGATTGGGATATTATTCCAGAGCCATCAACATTCATAAAGCTGCCCGGCAGATCATGAATGATTATAAGGGTGTCTTTCCTGATCAATACGAAGAAATTCTAAAATTAAAAGGAGTAGGGAAGTATACAGCAGCAGCGGTGTCAAGTATCTGTTTCGATGGAAAAATGCCTGCTGTGGACGGAAATTTCTACCGCGTCCTAAGCCGTCTTTTTGCCGATGATTTTGATATTTCGAATTCAAAAGCATTTACCTATTTCTCGGAATTGGCTGCTTTGGTGATGCCGGAAAATGTGGGAGATTTTAATCAGGCGATGATGGATATCGGTTCTGAGATCTGTAAACCTAAAAATCCACTTTGTGGAGAATGTCCCATCAATGAAGACTGTCTGGCATTTTCTATGCAAAAGATTTCCGCTTATCCTGTAAAAACAAAAAAAGTAAAAGCAGCAGATCTTGCTCTGACCTATTATTTTGTACACAGAAACGGACAATTTCTGATTCGCCAGAGAAAAGATGACTTCATCTGGAAAAAATTATTTGAATTTCCTGATAGTATTTCTTCAGATATGGAAACCTTTATTACAGGTTCAAAAACAGTTACCCATAAACTGACTCACAAGAATTTAAGTATTGAAATATGGAATGTTGAAGTTACTTCTGAGAAGATCTGGAATGATTTTATCACTGAAAATCAGTACGAGATTACAGATGTTGAGGGCTCTCATGAAAAATCGTTTCCGAAGCCTCTGGAAAATTACATTCAAAACGCTCTGAAAGACTGA